A segment of the Candidatus Nitrososphaera gargensis Ga9.2 genome:
GAGCAATTATCAATTTATCTGCAAAGAGACTCAGGTTCTTTGACAGGTCTACTGCATAGCTATGGATCGTGTATCTTAGATGTGAGCGTAGAGAAGATAGATCAGTTTTGAAATGCAAAAGATGTATTATAAATGGCCAGCTGAATGTAAGATACCCTGCCGCATAACCAAGAATAATACCCCCAATCCCGAGAAAATAGAATAACAAGACAGATAAAGAGATCTGCAATACCCTATGTGCTATGAGCATTAACATGTATTCCTTGAATTTTCTTTGTCCGAGCTTTTCGGCAGTGGTTATGGTGAAGAAAGATAAACCTAACAACGCTAAGAACATTTGTAATGGGAGATTAGAAAATAGTAGAAATGCGCTGCATGCGAGTGTTGTTAACAGCAAGGGCAGAGAAAATGATTTTACTATGTTCAACTCATCTTTTGCAACATAAGTCGTAACTGTCGTGGTAGACCCTATCAGGGCAACTGAGCCCAAGATAGATATTAACGCAAGATCGTAGCTAAGAATGCCATAATCGTCTGTTGAGATGATGGAAGCTACAAGAAGCCAGAAGAGTCCTGCAGAGGCAGCAGAGACCATGTTCCCCATTGCTACATAGCCTAGACCTTTTGTCAATGGGAGGAATCTTGGCACAATAAGTCTAATTTAATGCTTGAATA
Coding sequences within it:
- a CDS encoding lipopolysaccharide biosynthesis protein translates to MPRFLPLTKGLGYVAMGNMVSAASAGLFWLLVASIISTDDYGILSYDLALISILGSVALIGSTTTVTTYVAKDELNIVKSFSLPLLLTTLACSAFLLFSNLPLQMFLALLGLSFFTITTAEKLGQRKFKEYMLMLIAHRVLQISLSVLLFYFLGIGGIILGYAAGYLTFSWPFIIHLLHFKTDLSSLRSHLRYTIHSYAVDLSKNLSLFADKLIIAPVFGFAILGMYQLGMQFLLLLAVIPSVFFSYTLPQEASGSKQKGTRIFGIVSTVILSLLFIVLAPSVIPIVFPKFSEAVPIIQLISIGALPMAIVYNTQSSLLASENTKPVFISAAIFVGSQYGLILILGHALGALGLAIAIVSALSIQCAFISLYSRHYALTRTTT